One window of Diabrotica undecimpunctata isolate CICGRU chromosome 8, icDiaUnde3, whole genome shotgun sequence genomic DNA carries:
- the Prx5 gene encoding peroxiredoxin-5, mitochondrial, protein MNVTVNVLKRLTVGSTGIKPQFFQRLLHISSVKMVKVGDSIPSVDLFEDLPTNKVNLAQLSSGKKVILFAVPGAFTPGCSKTHLPGYVNKADELKSQGVGEIVCVSVNDPFVMAAWGKEHKTSGKVRMLADPSAALAKALDLSVDIAPLGGTRSKRYSMVVENGKITALQVEPDGTGLSCSLAEAIKL, encoded by the exons atgaaTGTCACGGTGAATGTATTAAAAAGATTAACAGTTGGATCTACCGGAATAAAACCACAGTTTTTCCAAAGGTTGTTGCATATTTCTTCTGTTAAAATGGTTAAA GTAGGTGACAGTATTCCCAGTGTAGATCTTTTTGAAGATTTACCTACCAACAAAGTAAATTTGGCCCAACTTTCTTCTGGAAAGAAGGTGATACTATTTGCTGTTCCAGGTGCATTTACACCAGGATGTTCTAAG ACTCACTTACCCGGATATGTAAACAAAGCTGATGAGTTGAAGAGTCAAGGAGTCGGCGAGATAGTCTGTGTATCAGTAAATGATCCTTTCGTAATGGCTGCTTGGGGCAAAGAACACAAAACTTCAGGAAAAGTACGAATGCTTGCTGATCCTTCCGCTGCTCTAGCCAAAGCTTTGGATCTTTCAGTTGATATTGCTCCTCTTGGCGGAACTAGAAGCAAGAGATATTCTATGGTTGTCGAAAATGGTAAAATTACTGCTTTACAAGTGGAACCCGATGGTACCGGACTGTCTTGCTCTCTTGCAGAAGCTATTAAGTTGTAA
- the LOC140448544 gene encoding malate dehydrogenase-like isoform X1: MFKKLTVKMAYNLSYKQGHHVFKDGNFKMREPCNQKLLQKKLDCPIYIHEYRHCVDPNLSDNRIEKYSKMFNQNSKRMLNKIEETYWATWKPSNYKTKETKNKARKPENDCINKGTSVLKKQREIENNNSIGDVAQELIEYVNKPTNVAEPIAAKTLFKKSLSVTKFTIRKCSTTVPPPKEPIVTVLNAASEVGQSLAFLLKQNFYIGELRLYDKNKLICNIAEDLSHIDTKTKIRSFVGVNVLRQAVTGADIVVTVGGDKVSTKETFEEIFNRNVNDVRITALHLTEFNPKGIFCVARPPVEALVPLVSEEFKKAGVYDWKKIFGVTTIASMRSNSIIAAKTKHKPLDMVCPIAGGLSNECFVPVISQVRPKIAINGRDIRQKILNSEHDILKLYCEEKVVCLTPALAISRFINTLLKTLKGQTNCAECAFVRQMGHIGNFLPYMTSIVRLSRHGILSSHMPNVDGEESVLLQQMAIRIKQYIKYGESFVTGEPQTVKEKLPKPKDFQIKTYAQKSTTPETVNAS; encoded by the exons atgtttaaaaaattaacagtTAAAATGGCTTATAATTTATCTTATAAGCAGGGACATCATGTCTTCAAAGATG GTAATTTCAAGATGAGGGAACCATGCAATCAAAAATTGCTTCAGAAAAAATTAGATTGTCCAATTTATATTCATGAATATAGACACTGTGTTGATCCAAATTTATCCGATAATCGTATCGAAAAATATTCGAAAATGTTTAATCAAAATTCTAAAAGAATGCTAAATAAAATAGAGGAAACGTATTGGGCAACTTGGAAACCCAGTAATTACAAGACTAAAGAAACGAAGAATAAAGCAAGAAAGCCTGAAAATGACTGTATAAATAAGGGAACGTCTGTTCTCAAGAAACAAAGAGAGATAGAAAATAACAATTCTATTGGTGACGTTGCGCAAGAATTAATAGAATATGTTAATAAACCCACCAACGTAGCAGAGCCAATTGCAG caaaaacattatttaaaaaatccctTAGTGTTACAAAATTTACCATACGAAAATGTTCTACTACAGTTCCTCCTCCCAAAGAACCCATTGTTACTGTTCTAAATGCTGCCAGTGAAGTTGGACAAAGCCTTGCCTTCCTACTGAAACAGAACTTTTACATTGGAGAACTACGACTATATGATAAAAATAAGCTCATTTGCAATATCGCTGAAGATTTGAGTCATATCGAcactaaaacaaaaataaggtCATTTGTTGGAGTGAATGTCTTACGGCAGGCAGTTACA GGAGCCGATATAGTGGTAACTGTAGGAGGAGATAAAGTATCAACTAAAGAAACTTTTGAGGAAATTTTCAATAGAAATGTTAACGACGTACGAATAACAGCACTGCATTTGACGGAATTTAATCCTAAAGGAATATTTTGTGTTGCCAGACCACCGGTTGAAGCATTGGTACCATTAGTATCAGAG GAGTTTAAAAAAGCAGGAGTATATGACTGGAAAAAAATTTTTGGTGTCACAACTATAGCTTCCATGCGATCGAACAGTATTATAGCAGCGAAAACAAAGCACAAGCCCTTAGATATGGTATGTCCAATCGCAGGTGGCTTGAGTAATGAATGTTTTGTACCCGTCATATCCCAAGTTAGACCCAAAATTGCTATA AATGGAAGAGACATTCGGCAAAAAATTTTGAATAGCGAACacgatattttaaaattatattgtgaAGAAAAGGTCGTATGCCTTACGCCGGCTTTAGCGATATCACGTTTCATAAATACATTGTTGAAAACCTTAAAAGGTCAAACGAACTGTGCCGAATGTGCTTTTGTAAGGCAAATGGGTCACATAGGAAATTTTTTGCCTTATATGACGTCAATAGTAAGATTAA gtCGCCATGGAATTTTATCTAGTCACATGCCCAATGTAGATGGTGAAGAAAGTGTATTGCTTCAACAGATGGCGATACGCATAAAACAATACATCAAATACGGAGAAAGCTTTGTAACTGGTGAACCGCAAACTGTGAAAGAAAAATTACCAAAACCAAAGGACTTTCAGATTAAGACCTACGCACAAAAATCGACCACTCCAGAAACTGTCAACGCTTCATAA
- the LOC140448544 gene encoding malate dehydrogenase-like isoform X2, with protein MSSKMNFLGNFKMREPCNQKLLQKKLDCPIYIHEYRHCVDPNLSDNRIEKYSKMFNQNSKRMLNKIEETYWATWKPSNYKTKETKNKARKPENDCINKGTSVLKKQREIENNNSIGDVAQELIEYVNKPTNVAEPIAAKTLFKKSLSVTKFTIRKCSTTVPPPKEPIVTVLNAASEVGQSLAFLLKQNFYIGELRLYDKNKLICNIAEDLSHIDTKTKIRSFVGVNVLRQAVTGADIVVTVGGDKVSTKETFEEIFNRNVNDVRITALHLTEFNPKGIFCVARPPVEALVPLVSEEFKKAGVYDWKKIFGVTTIASMRSNSIIAAKTKHKPLDMVCPIAGGLSNECFVPVISQVRPKIAINGRDIRQKILNSEHDILKLYCEEKVVCLTPALAISRFINTLLKTLKGQTNCAECAFVRQMGHIGNFLPYMTSIVRLSRHGILSSHMPNVDGEESVLLQQMAIRIKQYIKYGESFVTGEPQTVKEKLPKPKDFQIKTYAQKSTTPETVNAS; from the exons ATGTCTTCAAAGATG AATTTTTTAGGTAATTTCAAGATGAGGGAACCATGCAATCAAAAATTGCTTCAGAAAAAATTAGATTGTCCAATTTATATTCATGAATATAGACACTGTGTTGATCCAAATTTATCCGATAATCGTATCGAAAAATATTCGAAAATGTTTAATCAAAATTCTAAAAGAATGCTAAATAAAATAGAGGAAACGTATTGGGCAACTTGGAAACCCAGTAATTACAAGACTAAAGAAACGAAGAATAAAGCAAGAAAGCCTGAAAATGACTGTATAAATAAGGGAACGTCTGTTCTCAAGAAACAAAGAGAGATAGAAAATAACAATTCTATTGGTGACGTTGCGCAAGAATTAATAGAATATGTTAATAAACCCACCAACGTAGCAGAGCCAATTGCAG caaaaacattatttaaaaaatccctTAGTGTTACAAAATTTACCATACGAAAATGTTCTACTACAGTTCCTCCTCCCAAAGAACCCATTGTTACTGTTCTAAATGCTGCCAGTGAAGTTGGACAAAGCCTTGCCTTCCTACTGAAACAGAACTTTTACATTGGAGAACTACGACTATATGATAAAAATAAGCTCATTTGCAATATCGCTGAAGATTTGAGTCATATCGAcactaaaacaaaaataaggtCATTTGTTGGAGTGAATGTCTTACGGCAGGCAGTTACA GGAGCCGATATAGTGGTAACTGTAGGAGGAGATAAAGTATCAACTAAAGAAACTTTTGAGGAAATTTTCAATAGAAATGTTAACGACGTACGAATAACAGCACTGCATTTGACGGAATTTAATCCTAAAGGAATATTTTGTGTTGCCAGACCACCGGTTGAAGCATTGGTACCATTAGTATCAGAG GAGTTTAAAAAAGCAGGAGTATATGACTGGAAAAAAATTTTTGGTGTCACAACTATAGCTTCCATGCGATCGAACAGTATTATAGCAGCGAAAACAAAGCACAAGCCCTTAGATATGGTATGTCCAATCGCAGGTGGCTTGAGTAATGAATGTTTTGTACCCGTCATATCCCAAGTTAGACCCAAAATTGCTATA AATGGAAGAGACATTCGGCAAAAAATTTTGAATAGCGAACacgatattttaaaattatattgtgaAGAAAAGGTCGTATGCCTTACGCCGGCTTTAGCGATATCACGTTTCATAAATACATTGTTGAAAACCTTAAAAGGTCAAACGAACTGTGCCGAATGTGCTTTTGTAAGGCAAATGGGTCACATAGGAAATTTTTTGCCTTATATGACGTCAATAGTAAGATTAA gtCGCCATGGAATTTTATCTAGTCACATGCCCAATGTAGATGGTGAAGAAAGTGTATTGCTTCAACAGATGGCGATACGCATAAAACAATACATCAAATACGGAGAAAGCTTTGTAACTGGTGAACCGCAAACTGTGAAAGAAAAATTACCAAAACCAAAGGACTTTCAGATTAAGACCTACGCACAAAAATCGACCACTCCAGAAACTGTCAACGCTTCATAA